The Triticum aestivum cultivar Chinese Spring chromosome 3A, IWGSC CS RefSeq v2.1, whole genome shotgun sequence genome includes a region encoding these proteins:
- the LOC123061589 gene encoding elongation factor 2 — MVKFTVEGLRIIMDKQNNIRNMSVIAHVDHGKSTLTDSLVAAAGIIAQEVAGDVRMTDTRADEAERGITIKSTGISLFYEMTDESLRSYKGERDGNEYLINLIDSPGHVDFSSEVTAALRITDGALVVVDCIEGVCVQTETVLRQALGERIRPVLTVNKMDRCFLELQVDGEEAYQTFSRVIENANVIMATYEDAKLGDVQVYPEKGTVAFSAGLHGWAFTLTNFAKMYASKFGVDETKMMERLWGENFFDTATKKWTNKNTGSPTCKRGFVQFCYDPIKQIINTCMNDQKDKLWPMLQKLGVTMKADEKELMGKPLMKRVMQTWLPASTALLEMMIFHLPSPSKAQKYRVENLYEGPLDDVYATAIRNCDPEGPLMLYVSKMIPASDKGRFFAFGRVFSGRIATGMKVRIMGPNYVPGQKKDLYVKSVQRTVIWMGKKQESVDDVPCGNTVAMVGLDQFITKNATLTNEKEVDACPIRAMKFSVSPVVRVAVQCKVASDLPKLVEGLKRLAKSDPMVVCSMEESGEHIIAGAGELHLEICLKDLQEDFMGGAEIIISPPVVSFRETVLEKSCRTVMSKSPNKHNRLYMEARPMEEGLAEAIDDGCIGPRDDPKVRSKVLSEEFGWDKDLAKKIWCFGPETTGPNMVVDMCKGVQYLNEIKDSVVAGFQWASKEGALAEENMRGICFEVCDVVLHTDAIHRGGGQVIPTARRVIYASQLTAKPRLLEPVYLVEIQAPENALGGIYGVLNQKRGHVFEEMQRPGTPLYNIKAYLPVIESFGFSGTLRAATSGQAFPQCVFDHWDMMSADPLEAGSQAAQLVLDIRKRKGLKEQMTPLSEFEDKL; from the exons ATGGTGAAATTCACAGTAGAAGGACTCCGCATCATCATGGACAAGCAAAATAATATTCGCAACATGTCTGTTATTGCTCATGTGGACCATG GCAAGTCTACGCTTACTGATTCTCTAGTGGCAGCTGCTGGGATTATTGCACAAGAAGTTGCAGGTGACGTCCGCATGACTGATACTCGTGCAGATGAAGCAGAACGTGGTATCACAATCAAATCCACGGGTATATCTCTTTTCTATGAGATGACTGATGAATCACTCAGGTCTTATAAGGGCGAGAGAGATGGGAATGAATACCTGATCAACCTTATAGATTCGCCTGGGCACGTTGATTTCTCTTCAGAAGTCACAGCTGCTCTTCGTATTACTGATGGTGCTTTGGTGGTGGTTGACTGTATTGAGGGTGTCTGTGTGCAAACTGAAACTGTGCTTCGCCAAGCCCTTGGTGAGAGGATTAGGCCCGTCCTTACTGTGAACAAGATGGACAGATGCTTCCTTGAGCTTCAGGTTGATGGTGAGGAAGCTTACCAGACTTTCTCCCGTGTCATTGAGAACGCCAATGTCATTATGGCAACATATGAAGATGCAAAACTTGGTGATGTCCAAGTCTACCCAGAGAAGGGAACTGTTGCTTTCTCTGCTGGTTTACATGGATGGGCATTTACTCTCACCAACTTTGCTAAGATGTATGCCTCCAAGTTTGGAGTTGATGAAACTAAAATGATGGAGAGGCTTTGGGGTGAGAACTTCTTTGACACAGCCACGAAAAAGTGGACCAACAAGAACACGGGCTCTCCTACTTGCAAGAGAGGTTTTGTTCAGTTCTGCTATGATCCAATCAAGCAAATAATCAACACCTGCATGAATGACCAGAAGGATAAATTGTGGCCTATGTTACAGAAGCTTGGTGTGACCATGAAGGCTGATGAGAAGGAGCTAATGGGCAAGCCTTTAATGAAGCGTGTTATGCAGACTTGGCTGCCAGCAAGTACAGCTCTACTTGAGATGATGATATTCCACCTTCCTTCTCCTTCCAAAGCACAGAAATATCGTGTAGAGAACTTGTATGAGGGGCCCCTTGACGATGTCTATGCAACTGCTATAAGAAACTGTGACCCAGAAGGTCCTCTTATGCTCTATGTTTCCAAGATGATTCCAGCATCTGACAAGGGCAGATTCTTTGCGTTTGGCCGTGTCTTCTCTGGGAGAATTGCAACTGGCATGAAGGTCCGGATCATGGGCCCAAACTATGTTCCTGGCCAGAAGAAGGATCTGTACGTGAAGAGTGTCCAGCGTACAGTTATTTGGATGGGAAAGAAGCAAGAGTCTGTTGACGATGTTCCTTGTGGTAATACTGTTGCTATGGTTGGCTTGGATCAGTTCATCACAAAGAATGCTACCCTGACAAACGAAAAGGAGGTTGATGCATGCCCAATCAGAGCAATGAAATTTTCTGTATCCCCTGTTGTACGCGTTGCTGTGCAGTGCAAGGTTGCCTCTGATCTTCCCAAACTTGTCGAAGGCTTGAAGCGCCTGGCGAAGTCTGACCCTATGGTTGTGTGTTCCATGGAAGAGTCTGGCGAGCATATCATTGCTGGAGCTGGAGAGCTGCACCTTGAAATTTGTTTGAAGGATCTGCAGGAGGATTTCATGGGTGGTGCTGAGATTATTATTTCCCCTCCTGTTGTCTCTTTCCGTGAGACCGTTCTTGAGAAGTCCTGCCGCACCGTGATGAGCAAGTCCCCGAACAAGCACAACCGTCTCTACATGGAAGCTCGTCCCATGGAGGAAGGGCTGGCCGAGGCCATTGACGATGGCTGCATCGGCCCACGTGATGATCCCAAGGTGCGCTCCAAGGTCCTGTCCGAGGAGTTTGGTTGGGACAAGGATCTTGCCAAGAAGATTTGGTGTTTTGGACCCGAGACCACTGGGCCGAACATGGTTGTTGATATGTGCAAGGGAGTGCAGTATCTGAATGAAATCAAGGACTCCGTTGTGGCTGGCTTCCAGTGGGCGTCGAAAGAAGGGGCATTGGCAGAGGAAAACATGCGTGGTATTTGCTTTGAGGTCTGTGACGTCGTTCTCCATACAGATGCTATTCACAGGGGTGGCGGTCAGGTCATCCCGACGGCTAGAAGGGTTATTTATGCTTCTCAGCTCACAGCTAAGCCAAGGTTACTTGAGCCTGTGTACCTAGTGGAGATCCAGGCACCTGAGAATGCACTTGGTGGTATCTATGGTGTTCTTAACCAGAAGAGAGGGCACGTGTTTGAGGAGATGCAGAGGCCTGGTACCCCACTTTACAACATCAAGGCGTACCTCCCTGTTATCGAGTCCTTTGGTTTCTCCGGCACACTTAGGGCTGCGACATCTGGTCAGGCCTTCCCGCAGTGTGTGTTTGATCACTGGGACATGATGTCTGCTGATCCTTTGGAGGCAGGATCACAGGCGGCGCAGCTGGTTTTGGATATCCGCAAGAGAAAAGGGTTGAAAGAACAGATGACCCCTCTCTCCGAATTTGAGGACAAGCTCTAA